DNA sequence from the Cydia fagiglandana chromosome 12, ilCydFagi1.1, whole genome shotgun sequence genome:
TATTcaagccccacgttgggcgccatttattgtacttaaatgAAACTACGAACGCTTATTCCAATAACGATTCGGGAAGCCGTTctagaggccaattcgaacttaTCAATTCGATTTGATctcattttgttatcatttaCCTACCTAGCGAGCAATATGCGCTGCGCTCGTGTGAAAGCTAGTAAAATTGTGTCGCATACGAATTATTTGATTACGGCATCGGTCATGTATATTTTTTCTGTGATTTCACAAGGGCTAAATTTGCTCTCCGGGCAAAACAAAAATTGCCGGTTTCACGGAATAACATTTATTTCTAGactttttaattcaaatattTGTTTGTTACTTGTGTTGCCAGAATTCGCCAGTTGTGATGAGTGTGGAGATGGATTATTTCAACTGGAACGTCTCTTACCCGGCTATCACACTGTGTCCTACAGGCAAAATTAATCAAGAATTATTCAGTGCGCTTCTTAAGTGAGTATTCAATTAAACGTATTCTGTAACCCTTTAATATGCCCCATTATCAAAATACTTTccaatttaaaagaaacaaacaaATACTTTCTTAGCCAATTCCACTTCGTCCGCACGCAGAAGCGACGCGGCCGCTTTACCTAATCTAAACAAACCAACTGTCCTTCCAAGTTCGAAAGGATAATCAGATCAACTCGAGTTAGTTAAACTAATGGAAAGTAGCCGTTAATTCCGTTTGTTCCAGTGAGACCCGGCTGAAGACTGGCAAAACTTTGTACTCGTATTTTTGGTCGGTTGCAACGGCGTCTTTGGACACAATCGATAAGCTTGCTTTACAAAACTCGGAAACTGTCAAGGTAAAACTATAGcttttttattaagttaaaaCTATACCTTGCATAtccataaaagtaaaaatatatctATATGTATAACAATGTGTGATACCGCATTTTGTACCTAAGTTAAGTTCTTATGTAAAAGTAagcaataaatatatatatagtaacagcaccagtcatgggacatttaagaggaaatttggagtatttatgatatttcccttataaatgtaaatggtctaccgcttagcgtgttaaaagatgaaagtcctatccgtctttcatgttttaggcgtgttgtatcaaagatactgcaattagtttccacatatttaacaaattaaaactatgctttttttctccagtcatggacaccaaagttccagtaatgggcccccggtaatagacgtggatccagtaatgggccccctataatggacattgctctatcagtataaaatattgaaatggggaataaattacggcaaaataaaacaatttttggtataagcttttatcgctgaatgtatttttctttccacagccaattattattgtattagatccatcgagacaattctaatataccctaacacaattagttagggtttaatgcgataaagttcccatggccgcctcctgtctccatcatcagatcaggtccatgttatcataatattgcattatcatccgatttgcatacttaatacttaataataaatacttacacaaaatttcaactgaatcggaaatcgaaaagtggctcaaattcagctaccaagattggacccacactaactaacagggcaagttaaataaaagtttggaaaaacgatattaatttatccgaagtccgagaatacctcctgattgacatatttcttaactacattttatttctgtattgtttaaacatgaaattatggcatagcaagcatcattctgtcatttgtcccatcataggaggtacgcagttttacagctcctataatgggattgggccaaataccactattattttacatctgtggagtcacaacatagtgtgttgtataccttatctcatggtaaatgcaattaacaaaacacattctagttttcatcacgtattaattatttaaaatttaataaattaactcacctctcttagcgaagttgttaagaatttgtagtggtattttttttcagtgacacgacaacttttaggttgacgccaatttcttaaaaaacaaccaaatttaataaaacttaaaactgaaacagctctaggactcttatttatgataatatacagccagtgtttataaactacttttagatacttattttagaggaattatgtttttttgtcccattactggttccacgtccattatagggtccactactatattcattgattgattgattgatttttgCAGTTCGTTTTTACTTCGAATGCTAATAGCACAATTGAACTAGAACAGAGCTCGTAATCTCTTGAACAGTCAAGAACTGGTACACTAACGTTTAATCCAAAACTCATTTCAGTTAATAAGCCCGAACGAATACGTAGGCATAGCTAGACTACTGTTTGAAAACTTCGAGAACCGGACGGTGATGACGAAAACTAACTGGCCGGTGACCGTTCACACGGCGTTAACCGAGATGGGCATGTGTCATGTCATCAACTCGAACGTTGCTGCCTTCCACGACCCCTTGTAAGTAACCTAGAGACACACAAGCGACTGTCTAGCTAGAATAATACTCATTAAACTCATTCTCTCCATcttttatttaaagttaaacGTTTTCACATTGATCGATCCGAAAAAATCGCATGTCGAAAACGTCAAAAAAAAGTGAAATGTAAACAAGTGTACTTCAAAAAACggagtttattttttttataaatgtttattgtttaaaGGAAAGCGGAAACGCAAAAATTAAAGCACTTAATACCGTAAGGCATTCTCTAGCAGCTTCTTAATTCTTTCTTCGAGGGTCATTCGACATTAGATATCGGATAGGAAAATGTGAAAACGCTAAGAGCGTTTAACGTTAACGTACAATTTTCCTTAAGATAAATTGGCAATTTAATTTAGTTAATGAGATCAATGATCATATtaccattaaatttaataaaattaaactgtaaTGAGGACCATCATCGCCCAAGGTACGAGTAATACCGCCCAGTCAAATTCATCTTAATATGATGCAAAGCTATCAAAAACTCGCAAAAAATAACCAGTCAATTTTCTCTCGaatatttgtattaagatagaaAATCTCGTCTGCAATCCTCACTCCATTACAAAGTAATGCATATGACAACATAAAGTACACCGTGAAGTTTTCTTCTCATACCGATTTTTCCGTTGTATTTCTAGCAAATGGAAAGACGAGACGATAGCGTACGTTAAAAACAACATAGAACTCTCAGCGCATGACATAGATTTCTTTACACAGATAATAAATTATGCTGACGAGTACAAGGTTAGtatctatatatattatagtatatttatttataatcgaGTGCTGTCTGtaaaggcaggcgtggctcactccgcgatttcgtcgctttgcaacagtagccacaagtacatccgtcccacaccaattttggtggctagccataagccacgcgtggcgctgtcggtcatatctgtcctaatcgtaacagacgcgttttgttagagagtgaaccttctgtacctagtgctattatttattctgtggtacctAAAGGTTATTTGGtttattctatgaaattatgactctTAATAACACTCTGTTTGGGCTAACAACTTAGCTTagcgctgccaacttagcttggtctaattctagtcTCCTATACTTTACAATTGGTATGAAAACAATTAATAGGTATAGGGCCATAAGCAAGCACCTAAATCGCAACCAAAACTAGTTTTTGGTTTTGGTTGCCAATAGCCCATGAAGACTAGTCtcctacatattattatataggtGTCCGTAATAACTTAcctaaagttggtcaagcagtggcctattttataaagctacaagttacaatttacaagcggaagtctcatTTTAATACATAGGGTTACcacagatcttgtcagtagaaaaaggcggcaaacttgaaaaatgtaggcgcgaagggatattgtctcatagaaaattttaatttcgcgcctttttttctactgacaagatttgcttgaccatctgtATGCAAGTTTTGCATGCGTATGACACATGTGTCGGTAGGTATACGTGCACAGCCCTGACGAGATCGCCCTCAGCACCACACCGTCATCCACGCTCGACACGGAGGGCTATGTGTACTTCGGCTACCGAGTGTGGACCGCCAAGATATCAGACACGCTGCGGCATGTGCCCGTCTCTATACGGAAATGCAGGTACTTAAATGGTTTTTTATAGGAAAGTCGGTCTACTCTACGGAAGATACCATCCTAGACTAGAGTTAGCATCCTAACAGCAGTTTTCTGTTCTACGTAATATCAGGATACTGTTACCAATTTAACACTGACTGAGACTTGTGCCTTGTTGTGTGCTTGTGTTTTTTactgagagagttgtgcccatacaaaaaaataatcaggagagccaaattaacatcatactaaaatttcgtgagatttaactgaaaccactttttccctacgtttgctgcggggtcctttcctcttaaatgtcccatgactggtgctgttactataggtacttaaaattcaaaataaatctACTTCCATAATTGATGTTTCTATTCTAGTTAAgtttaagtgtaaaaatataaaacattgaATAAGTATGTCGGCATTTcaagacattttttttacatttcaaaTATTGTTAACGATATTTTGTTAGTAGTAAACAGGCCCAATGTGAAGGCCAGCCACACTTACCCATATGCCACACTTAATCTAAGGTGCAGGGGGGCAATTTCACTGCGGagaaatttcaactaatcgaaatatcttccatgttttacattattaactagagtgccatatatgtccagatagcgaaaaagatgtgttgtgtgtgacaCTAGTTAATAATGGAAAACATGGAAGATACTTCGATTAGTTAAAACtatcccgcagtcgaaattgccccCCTGCACCTTATCCGTATTGAGCTTACTTAATTTCCAGATACTTGGACGAGCCCCTGACCAAGAGATATCCAGTATATTCGTATAACCATTGCCTGGTGGAGTGCCGAATTAGAATGATCCAGACGCTTTGCGGATGCGTCCCGCATTTCTATAAACCTATAGGTCAGCTTTTtacttaattatattaaatgtttcTGCAAATTCTATTCTTTTTACGCGGCTCGCCTTACAGGATTTTCAACATTtagctataggtacctatcctGTGACGTGAACCTGTAGATGGATAAACGAGTTTTGCTTTGGGGCCAACACAGGCATCGTAAAAGTAATACTTAAGCCATCTTGAACAAAATTTCCGAGATCAAAATCGACTCATATTATATATACTCTTATTCAATTTCGAGATGGGTCTCATAGGGAATAATAGTTAATTATGACGTTAATGACCAACATAATCATTACGCGGAATATGACTATTTAAGCCTTAAGGAATAGTTGAATAAATACCCCGGTGACTGTATCTTACGTTCTCTTGCTGTCTAGTGTAGGTACCTAGCTAATAAACATTGATGCGACGAGATAGCAGAACTCAATTTTCTTCGGCTCGCCTATTTGAAGCTAATTGAGTTGAACATCTGATCCCATCGTATAGCTCTTAGAGAAAATTAGCTCCCATTAGCAATGGCGCTGCAACTATGAAGCTAGTGTTAAGTTACCTTATTGAACCAAACGCGTCATTTTTAACGACGCGTTGCGACGCCGTTGTCTACGAATAAAAGTTTTAATTTGATAGTAATGTTGATACCAAAATTGCAGTAAGGCGAAGGAATATTTCATTAACTTGTCGAAATCATAAAGACGAATAGAAAAATCTACTTTTAACGCGCTAAGCGGTAAAATTTTTACATGTAGTAGGTATCATTGTAATGGcaaaaatactccaaattttGTCTTAAACGTTTCATAATACTACAGAAGTTTATAACTATAGGTAATATCTAACTAGTACCAACAGCTCACTATTTGCATTATTTCTCAGATCACGAAAAAATCTGCGATATGTCTGAACTCCGCTGCGTGTTACAGCACAAAAACGAAATAATACGACTTTCTGTGACCAAAGACACTCTCCACAAACACGGCAACGTATCCTCCTTACCCAAAACCTCGAGGGACTGCGACTGCCCGAGCGACTGCGAGTCGCACGTCTATTTGAAAGATGCAGAAAGTATTCTATTGCAATCTGACATGAACCGGTTGAGGATCGGCATTTCTAGATTCCCGAAAGTGAGAGTGATGCGGGAGTTCATTTTCAGCACGCAAGATATGATTTGTGAGTAGTTACTTCTATGTCTTAAAAACTCTTCGAACCTTCACAGCCGTGAATTTAAATTTCCCGGTTAGTTTGCGTTCACCAGTTGAGATCAGAGAAGCAGGCCACAAAGGGGTTTTTGAAACTTGATTTCACAAATAATTGCCGAAGTTGGTAAAAAGCAGCACAAGAGTCTGCagctctataaattgcacacCTCCAACTGATTTAACAAGTTTGATTGTCCGCCATTAACATGTGCCAAACGCTTGGATATAATCATAAAGATTGTATGGCAAACTATATAGTTGTTCTCAGTGGACCTAATTACGGGGAGTTtgtactgtaggtacctactgcagAAGCAATCGCTCTTTAAATATCGTACAAATAAACTTATTATCAGCAGTGTTAAAAAGAGTAGGTATCTACGTCGTCAGTGACATCTAGTATAGAAGAGTCTATTTGCACAAAAATGAGAATTGGAATCCATTAACCATAAAGTTACGAATTGTTACAGTGAAAACGGGAGGCGTTATAAACCTTTGTATTGGAAGTTCGGTAATATCTATACTCGAACTGATGCTAACAGCCATGAGGATCCCCATATCTAACCTGACCGAGTGGGCCGTCGAGAAAATTAACAAGCTCAGAGACAGGAAGAAGAAATAAAATTACCACAAGtttgtaaataattgtattcAGTCTTTTAATAATCAGAAACAGCAGGTAAGTATAatcgtaataaaaataaattgtatgaTAAAATAGCTACACTTCTATTCAAAATATCACCATGCTAGTCAGAATGTAATGGAGCATATTACctgcaataaataaaatggattaAGTAAATTTTTCATAGTTCAAAAGTTATATATGTATTGTCTTGTTGTTGATATTAGAAATATAGACCAGAAGTAGTGGACACCAATACTATTTTATTCGCCTGCGTATGTTTTGCTTATTTTATCCCTTATATAGAGTATAATATGGTTTGTCAAACATTATTAATAACTACCTAGTTgacataaaaaaacaacgggttgcactccgggagtgccggcagaagtgaaaactcaatgacattgtaacagtttttcgatcaggtcacgtgtcgatcttacgaattttcaatctgtcgaatctgtcggtcacgtgacctgtcgcgggtttaacatttttttccatcacaaaaagtgcacagcgccgctaaagaagttttcacttcaaaaacacaATTACCTTTGCTTGCTGCAACGCGACATATTATCTCCTTGGGCATCGTATCCTGTTAACCATCTACCAAATAAGGCAGGTCCGTCGATTTTGACCCTTTAAATGCCACGCTACGTGCGCGGCGCATCATTGTCGGAATGCACGGAGGTTGATATCGGGCCGTACCCGctcgcgtcagttgacgtctttagCGGTCAAAGGGAATGAtcagttccatttattttaatCCATCTTGTAACCTGGAAACAGCACAAATACTAGACAATAACAAGAATATAAATAGTATTAAGACATAGGTACTTTTAAAACGTCTATGAAAGCAAAATGTTGGATGTCAAAATATTCGACCATACAAATACAATCCATGccagagatgcaccggatatccggttactatccggtatccggcctatccagcCATTATtatactatccggccggataccggatactgacctactatccggccggataccggatagtgacctcttatccggccggataccggatagtaacattgcttgatttcggagtaaacaaattggatctaAGAATCAGATACGGTCATAAtagtacttgtttattattttaaaacaatttaatcattccactgacttgcacgcgcactcattttgaacctagaaatgagtccgcgcgaacgtttactaggaaacaggtcaaacctgcagaatgcgcacctgaaaaaccggaatgtaggtatagttccgctggctaatattcggcggccggataccggatattcggtcaATGGTCatggtatccggccaaacaactatccgttgcatctctaatccATGCCCAACAGAGCACCCacattgaaaatatcgatatccACATACACCCAACTCGTATTCGATCCATAGAAGCTAATTCCAACATTAGGTAATTCCATCGTTCCAATAGGTACTCTGCCTTAAAATGGCTGCCTGTAGGGGCACACACCTAGTTAATTCTAAATGGAAAACGGAACCTTCATTACACTACCAAGTCTTTCAACAGTTAAAACCATATACAATTTTTGAAACAACAATCCTACGAAGTCTTCTTGTTGTTCAGAATCACAAATGGTATATTTCGTCGTCCGTCGTGATTTAGATATAAACGTGTAAATCCCAAAGCATTTTGCCAAAACATAATATTTGCAGTGACAGTTAAATTTTATTAGAAGCAACGTAGAAGATAGGCAGATACGAACATCGAACGCAGCGTCAACGGAGTTAACATAGATACCCTGCACGGATGTAAGATCAAAAGAATCCCATGCAAACCGTCAAAACTATAAAGGCTCAATGGCAGGCGACTTACCATTTATTATCATTGTCACTTATTCTGAAGCTTGAACTACATAGCTGGAATCGATTCTTCGAGACATCTTCCCTTGGAGAACCAAAATTATCTTTGAAGGAGGCCGGTGGAGTTCAAGCGAGAAGTGGCAAGAGTGGAGAGCTTGACAAAACCGCCATGTTGACCAACCTCTCAATTCTTTCTTGTAGATTCGTCCTTTCGGTTCACACTTAACGAATAATAATAGTGAACTCAATGTCGAATAACATCGAGAACTTTTTAGAAAGTACTCGATAGAATTCATAAGCCATCTTTAATACTGCATCTTTCTAGTTCACTGCAGAAATACTCGGGCTATAACCATGTGAgcgacaaaaataaaaattcattgtacacgatacattaaaatttattcaattataCTTTTGCATGTGATTGGAAGTTATGactgaataatatttattagacCTTAACAATTGTGCCGACTGGCTCATTTTAAAGATACAATACACTACACAAACTAACTTAAATTGTATTAGAAGGGTTTCAACAAATCTTGTCTCCTCCCACAAGGTATCCTAGAACCTATATTCGTCATTCATGCTAAAATCAACAAAATGTTTCAATAGAAACCCAATTGATCAAATTGTGAATAAAACAACACGATTAATGTCCAATTGAGCTCCATAACACCTGTCGGTAGTTTCCTTAGTAAAACCGCAATATACGAGATAAATGAATATTCATTACAGTGTGATATCCCAAATCAGGGGAGTGAAACAAGTGAATCGTGAACCAGCTTAATATTACATCGAACATCGGCATATAACGCAAGTTCAAGACAAAGATCGACCCATTCTTAAGACCAAACCTAATTTTAAGCAATTCTAAGTCCTACATTTGTATTCCagtaaacacacaaataaaatattccaTCTTACAAATTCATTAGAAACTAAAAGTACGCAAATAGCAAACCTGACAACTTACACTAAACTTAAGATACATAACTACTCGATTGTCAAACACAAAGTGGACTATTTAATGGAGAGTAAAGAACAAAGTTTTCTACGCAGGCAGCCGTTATACAAACCCCACAACTGATCAACTTGAAACACTcctgaaaacacaaaaaaaaacatactgtTTAAGCTGAAGAAAGAGATTCCGGTTAACCAAGATCGTGTGTAAGGATTGCCTGTCAGTGTGGTTATAGGAGATACAAACACAGAATATATTCATCCTGATGTTGCACCTATTACGTACAAAAATAAGTAGTGTTGTATCGAGAGGCAAAGGTTATAGCTGGACCACTGTCGACTACGACCGACGCAGCTCTTAAAATTGCAAGCAAACCCTGACAAGATTTTATTTGGCCTTCGCCTTGTTGCGAAGTTTAAGAGTGgtactaaattattttactgGCAATAAGACTGACGTTGAAAGTCATCGAAAATCCagggcggctaccgcgaaaccGAAATTCGCACATTGCGGGGATCTTTGTCTTTTACtgcaatgaaggcgtaattagagtgatagagaaaaatccccgcaattgacgattttcggtattggcggtagccctacagTCCCGATGTACACAAGAAGAAAATATTTCGTAATTATAAACTATTTTAccacaaaaatgccaaaaaagATGGTCAAAGATGCAAGAAACATTATTTTGAATATGATAAaacatttaagtaggtactgggCCTAGTTACAGCCCCTGGGGTGACGTAAATGTAATTGACATGGGCGTTAATTACATTTACGTCACCCTAGGCCTGTAAGTGGGATTTTCTCACTTCCTGGCCAGGGCAAGACGTAAAACTTTAGACAAACCGCGGGCGGTAATTCGTAAAGCCCCAGATCGCATATTTATGGCACCAACACCTGCGATCTGTAGAATTCACCTCCATAGGTATGTATTGTTAATGTACTATTGATTTGACTACATACATGACGTACCTTCGCACATTATTGCCACATTCTGAAGTTGCTTGTAGCAACACTATCTCAGGGCCAAATAGAATCTTGTCAAACTTTACTTGCTTTCGCAAACTGTCAAGAGATTTCGAAGAGTCGGATCAAAAGGACCGGAAAAAGACTCATTTACATCAGTTAATTTACTCGTTACATACACGCCTACACGACCGAATGATTCACTTCAACTGAAATCCACCCAGCTATCCAAACGATTTACAGACCATCTTTCATCATGAGTCATTTTCTAGTACCGACTTAAATGCAAAAGCTACTTTTGTTAAAAAgaatgcaaattttattttacgcACGAATACGCTACAAAATGTTGTAAACTTGTTTGTTTTTGAGAGTCCAACAAAAATCGTACGTGCAACAGATTTTAATTATGAACAATATGAACCAAATGTCTACGTTATTTGAGGAAGCCGTACATTTTCAAAGTATGCAAGTTAAAGAAAATCTACTCGTTTGTGGATCACTGTATTTTGCCTCCCAAAACAGAAACCTTTGACTAGTC
Encoded proteins:
- the LOC134669360 gene encoding sodium channel protein Nach-like, producing MIKEKLLMIKERRKMKREKLINYLRTELRSSTTHGLPYIVNTEIHWLERAYWLMNFVICLIIAIMLLTTQYVRFLNSPVVMSVEMDYFNWNVSYPAITLCPTGKINQELFSALLKCETRLKTGKTLYSYFWSVATASLDTIDKLALQNSETVKLISPNEYVGIARLLFENFENRTVMTKTNWPVTVHTALTEMGMCHVINSNVAAFHDPFKWKDETIAYVKNNIELSAHDIDFFTQIINYADEYKVYVHSPDEIALSTTPSSTLDTEGYVYFGYRVWTAKISDTLRHVPVSIRKCRYLDEPLTKRYPVYSYNHCLVECRIRMIQTLCGCVPHFYKPIDHEKICDMSELRCVLQHKNEIIRLSVTKDTLHKHGNVSSLPKTSRDCDCPSDCESHVYLKDAESILLQSDMNRLRIGISRFPKVRVMREFIFSTQDMILKTGGVINLCIGSSVISILELMLTAMRIPISNLTEWAVEKINKLRDRKKK